In a genomic window of Roseiflexus castenholzii DSM 13941:
- a CDS encoding ribonuclease HI family protein: MMTLLLLQVDGTPGTMPRGIAGLGIVVRSATGAVLAWSCERAPAMSNNEAEYQAVIAGLMFVIRHYPGSRVRCLTDSRIVVDQLAGRHAVRAAVLQPLHMRAQELVRQHGRVTFLAIPRELNRLADALAWEALDGRDWLACAVNRHHAM, translated from the coding sequence ATGATGACTTTGTTGCTGTTACAGGTCGATGGCACGCCTGGCACGATGCCGCGCGGCATTGCCGGGCTGGGGATCGTTGTCCGCAGCGCGACCGGCGCGGTGCTGGCATGGTCGTGCGAACGCGCTCCGGCAATGTCTAATAACGAGGCGGAGTATCAGGCGGTCATTGCAGGGTTGATGTTCGTGATCCGGCACTATCCTGGTAGCAGGGTACGCTGCCTGACCGATAGCCGGATCGTGGTTGACCAGCTGGCGGGTCGCCACGCGGTGCGCGCTGCGGTGCTGCAACCGTTGCATATGCGCGCACAGGAACTCGTTCGTCAGCACGGTCGCGTTACATTCCTCGCTATCCCGCGCGAACTCAATCGCCTGGCGGACGCGCTCGCCTGGGAAGCGCTCGACGGTCGCGACTGGCTGGCGTGTGCGGTCAATCGTCATCATGCGATGTGA
- the csx15 gene encoding CRISPR-associated protein Csx15, whose amino-acid sequence MILINFSHPLTEQQLAQIATFVGATPEVRAIDAQIDRERPLAEVAVELVDRVGLSPDEWQTIPLLINPPALAPLAVAVLSEIHGRAGGFPAMVNVRPVTGTVPTRYEVAEVLNLQALREAARRRR is encoded by the coding sequence GTGATTCTGATCAATTTTTCGCATCCATTGACGGAGCAGCAACTGGCACAGATCGCCACGTTCGTTGGCGCGACGCCCGAGGTTCGCGCCATTGATGCGCAGATCGACCGGGAACGACCGCTTGCCGAGGTTGCCGTCGAACTGGTGGATCGCGTCGGTTTATCCCCCGACGAGTGGCAAACTATTCCGCTCCTGATCAACCCGCCGGCGCTGGCGCCGCTGGCAGTCGCCGTGCTGTCGGAAATCCACGGGCGCGCCGGCGGCTTCCCGGCGATGGTGAACGTTCGCCCGGTCACGGGGACGGTTCCCACCAGGTATGAAGTGGCGGAGGTGCTCAACCTGCAAGCACTGCGCGAAGCGGCGCGGAGGCGGAGGTAG
- a CDS encoding helix-turn-helix transcriptional regulator: MTEQRRRGGDKRSSLLIHRRRLFLIRRLIRGSATAEELINEANTTFTDVPEGIYPADASAALRRDIAALRVEYGCAIERDDDGVYTLKSPGSLALIDLPDHEIEAVAFLLDVYRESDLPIAAPIGTFLARIGALMPEDRQNRLNSLTASPKVERPYAPIEGVTEMMRALKGVLRKREVEFDYRSPHTPDGAALHHRVAPLEFVYREGHTYLDAFCLASDVPELVGQFVFYRLNRIVASSLRRLPQALRRDYRRPTYALRYRLAPAVARQRDVAKWFPETEIDYAADGSATVTAVTNDLWRAHQILMRYREHCRVIEPAPLIEMMRASIERMAALYLTDAVMQIHEDIR, from the coding sequence ATGACGGAACAACGTCGGCGTGGCGGCGATAAGCGCAGTTCCCTCCTGATCCATCGCCGTCGCCTTTTTCTGATCCGTCGCCTCATTCGTGGGTCGGCGACGGCAGAGGAACTGATCAATGAGGCGAATACGACGTTCACCGATGTGCCGGAGGGGATTTATCCGGCGGACGCATCCGCTGCGCTGCGCCGCGACATCGCAGCACTGCGCGTGGAATATGGCTGCGCAATTGAGCGTGACGACGATGGGGTCTACACGCTGAAATCGCCGGGAAGTCTGGCGCTGATCGATCTGCCCGACCATGAGATCGAGGCTGTCGCATTCTTGCTCGATGTCTACCGGGAAAGCGATCTCCCGATTGCGGCGCCGATTGGCACATTTCTGGCGCGCATCGGGGCGCTCATGCCCGAAGATCGCCAGAATCGCTTGAACAGTTTGACCGCCTCGCCGAAGGTAGAGCGTCCCTATGCGCCAATCGAAGGCGTCACCGAGATGATGCGCGCCTTGAAAGGTGTTCTGCGCAAACGTGAAGTTGAGTTCGACTACCGTTCGCCGCACACGCCGGATGGCGCTGCTTTGCATCACCGCGTCGCTCCACTCGAATTCGTTTACCGCGAGGGGCACACCTACCTCGATGCCTTCTGCCTGGCAAGCGACGTGCCCGAACTCGTCGGACAATTTGTGTTCTACCGGCTCAACCGCATTGTTGCCAGCAGCCTTCGGCGGCTGCCGCAGGCGCTGCGCCGCGACTACCGGCGACCGACGTATGCGCTACGCTACCGGCTGGCGCCCGCCGTGGCGCGGCAGCGGGATGTGGCGAAGTGGTTTCCAGAGACTGAGATCGACTATGCGGCTGACGGTTCCGCGACCGTCACCGCAGTGACCAATGATCTCTGGCGCGCCCATCAAATTTTGATGCGCTACCGCGAGCACTGCCGCGTGATCGAACCGGCGCCGCTCATCGAGATGATGCGTGCCAGTATTGAGCGCATGGCGGCATTGTACCTGACCGATGCGGTGATGCAGATACATGAGGACATACGATGA
- a CDS encoding TIGR02710 family CRISPR-associated CARF protein produces MAQPTEALPFPDMFQRFRSTIGDHAFRGLVLVGTLQADTPSLLIAGLNPERVAFLLTDQSREKGLVAQCRARLEQVADQVSLRCLPDAWFCPNGDHSNVLSVYTGLRAVLDRWNDLERHEIAVDLTGGKATMTVGLAKAAHVLRLASVYVDSDYADNRPIPGTQRLATPEDPYLVFGDLEAAEACRLHNHHDYAGAERVFRDLARRVPDKQDYAIYADLSAAYLAWDSFVPQPAAMALDRVLAHNVLPDALQARRVTLEAQRQALTQLTAINQCLTNRHSQAADALAALNDLDQVLALLGSLHGAALRRAAQERYDVAALMRYRCLELLSQHRLATYSVWTAAPSFDAALQRVPDLNQQYRQAQCEQGFRKVYDLPERSIALFEGYMLLQALDDPLVREWDIGLVRQRSYVRNTSILAHGFRAISRHEYEQFADIVENVLDRFFTIAQLPRYEWEQTYHFVTLAV; encoded by the coding sequence ATGGCACAGCCAACCGAAGCGTTGCCATTCCCAGACATGTTTCAGCGTTTTCGCAGCACCATCGGCGATCATGCATTTCGTGGTCTGGTGCTGGTTGGCACATTGCAGGCGGATACGCCATCGTTATTGATCGCCGGTCTCAACCCGGAGCGGGTAGCGTTTTTGCTCACCGATCAGTCGCGTGAAAAGGGGTTGGTCGCCCAATGCCGTGCCCGGCTCGAACAGGTCGCCGATCAGGTGTCGCTGCGCTGTTTGCCAGACGCATGGTTCTGCCCGAATGGTGACCATTCCAACGTGTTGAGCGTCTACACCGGGTTGCGGGCAGTGCTCGATCGGTGGAACGACCTGGAGCGCCACGAGATCGCAGTGGACCTGACCGGCGGCAAGGCGACGATGACAGTCGGGTTGGCGAAGGCGGCGCACGTGCTGCGCCTGGCATCGGTCTATGTCGATAGCGACTATGCCGATAATCGTCCGATTCCGGGAACACAGCGCCTGGCGACGCCAGAAGACCCCTATCTGGTTTTCGGTGATCTGGAAGCGGCAGAGGCGTGTCGTTTGCACAATCATCACGATTACGCCGGCGCCGAACGGGTCTTTCGCGATCTGGCGCGCCGCGTGCCGGACAAGCAGGACTATGCGATCTACGCCGATCTGTCGGCGGCGTACCTGGCGTGGGATAGTTTTGTGCCACAGCCGGCGGCTATGGCGCTCGACCGGGTGCTAGCGCACAACGTTCTGCCCGACGCGCTTCAGGCGAGGCGCGTGACGCTCGAAGCGCAGCGGCAGGCACTGACACAGTTGACCGCTATCAATCAGTGTCTGACCAATCGCCACTCACAGGCGGCTGATGCGCTCGCCGCGCTCAATGACCTGGATCAGGTTCTAGCGCTGCTCGGATCACTGCATGGCGCGGCGCTGCGTCGCGCAGCACAGGAACGCTACGATGTCGCGGCGCTGATGCGCTACCGCTGCCTCGAACTGCTCTCGCAGCATCGCCTGGCGACGTATAGCGTCTGGACGGCAGCGCCTTCATTCGATGCAGCATTGCAGCGCGTTCCCGATCTCAACCAACAGTACCGTCAGGCGCAGTGCGAACAAGGGTTTCGCAAGGTGTACGACCTGCCTGAACGCTCGATTGCGCTCTTCGAGGGGTATATGCTGCTCCAGGCACTCGACGATCCGCTGGTGCGCGAGTGGGACATTGGACTGGTGCGCCAGCGATCCTATGTGCGCAACACCAGCATTCTGGCGCACGGGTTCCGCGCGATTTCACGCCATGAGTATGAGCAATTCGCCGATATTGTCGAGAACGTGCTGGATCGCTTCTTCACGATTGCCCAACTGCCGCGCTACGAATGGGAGCAGACATATCACTTCGTGACACTGGCCGTGTAA
- a CDS encoding nucleoside deaminase, whose product MNRHVSTLTITLPDWLNARLTAPIRLPSDEDRMRFVIDLARTNIAQGTGGPFAAAVFRSDDGVLVSAGVNSVTRLTNAVLHAEVVALMFAQARVGAYTLRAANTSYDLVTSCEPCAMCLGAILWSGVQRLVCGATRDDAERIGFDEGPVFPESYAYLERRGITVVRQVLRAEAANVLDHYRRSGGVVYNG is encoded by the coding sequence ATGAACAGACATGTCTCAACACTCACGATTACGCTACCCGACTGGCTGAACGCGCGACTGACAGCGCCAATCCGGTTGCCGAGCGACGAAGACCGAATGCGGTTCGTCATCGACTTGGCGCGCACGAATATCGCTCAGGGCACAGGTGGACCGTTTGCAGCAGCGGTGTTTCGCTCCGATGATGGAGTGCTTGTGTCTGCCGGCGTCAATAGTGTGACGCGCCTCACCAATGCGGTGCTCCATGCTGAAGTGGTGGCGCTGATGTTTGCTCAGGCGCGGGTGGGCGCGTACACGCTGCGCGCTGCCAATACATCGTATGATCTGGTCACCTCCTGCGAACCATGTGCCATGTGCCTGGGCGCGATCCTCTGGAGCGGTGTACAACGCCTGGTCTGCGGCGCCACGCGCGACGACGCCGAACGCATCGGTTTCGACGAAGGACCGGTCTTCCCGGAGTCCTATGCCTACCTGGAACGACGCGGCATCACCGTCGTGCGCCAGGTGCTGCGCGCCGAAGCCGCCAACGTGCTCGATCACTATAGGCGTAGCGGTGGAGTCGTGTACAACGGCTGA
- a CDS encoding class I SAM-dependent methyltransferase has product MNNAEGWSERDSAVFLDLGRYAVPNREDQIRMIGSLIPPRATPWLALDLCCGEGLLCEEVLTRHAAASIVGMDASPTMLERAATRLAAYGERFRVRQFDLAARDWRDPETRAHAIVSSLAIHHLSDDGKRQLYHDLFAMLGAGGVLIIADLVQPADERGIALAAAEWDHAVRERALALDGNLAGFEAFEREQWNMYRYPDSDPIPYDTPSRLYDQLRWLEEAGFAGVDVYWVRAGHALFGGSRPVR; this is encoded by the coding sequence ATGAACAATGCCGAAGGATGGAGTGAACGCGACTCGGCCGTCTTTCTTGATCTTGGGCGCTACGCGGTTCCCAACCGTGAGGATCAGATTCGCATGATAGGCAGTCTCATCCCGCCACGCGCCACACCCTGGCTGGCGCTCGATCTCTGTTGTGGCGAAGGGCTGCTCTGTGAAGAAGTGCTGACACGCCATGCCGCTGCCAGCATCGTCGGGATGGATGCGTCGCCGACCATGCTCGAGCGCGCGGCAACACGCCTCGCGGCATATGGCGAACGCTTTCGCGTCCGGCAGTTCGATCTGGCGGCGCGCGACTGGCGCGATCCTGAGACGCGCGCGCACGCTATCGTCTCATCACTGGCAATTCATCATTTGAGCGATGACGGCAAACGGCAACTCTACCATGATCTGTTTGCCATGCTCGGCGCCGGCGGCGTGCTCATCATTGCCGACCTGGTGCAACCCGCCGACGAACGCGGTATTGCTCTTGCAGCTGCTGAATGGGATCATGCAGTGCGTGAGCGCGCGCTGGCGCTCGATGGCAATCTGGCGGGATTTGAAGCGTTCGAGCGTGAGCAGTGGAACATGTACCGCTACCCGGACAGCGATCCCATCCCATACGACACCCCATCGCGGTTGTACGATCAACTACGCTGGCTGGAGGAAGCCGGTTTTGCGGGGGTTGATGTCTACTGGGTGCGCGCCGGCCATGCGCTGTTTGGCGGAAGCCGCCCTGTGCGCTGA
- a CDS encoding glycosyltransferase family 4 protein produces MRIAIFTETFLPKIDGVVSVLCLALQHLYDKGHQVLLFGPPDMPETYAGHRLVRTGGPRFWLYPELRINLPSGKIVRELRAFQPHLVHVVNPAFLGPTGITLAKMFNLPLVASAHMDITSYTTHYVGAWGVPIAWWLFRTGHNFADLNLVPSSAMLQQVRERGYRRVRWWHRGVDTERFRPDLRSDAMRARLSGGRPDDFLAVYVGRITREKNVHLLRDAICGIEGVRLALVGGGPELEQMQSHFAGTGTVFTGYLRGDDVAAAYASADVLVFPSTSETFGMAPLEAMACGLPVVGSMTGGLVDTLRDGVNALVYDPNDPMQMRERVQSLRDSPDLHARLRQGALAHARSRRWQATMDQLVGYYELGIRYHRQAQLRRRLRLIRAPV; encoded by the coding sequence ATGCGGATTGCCATTTTTACCGAGACCTTCCTGCCCAAAATCGATGGTGTGGTCTCGGTGCTCTGTCTCGCGCTGCAACACCTGTACGACAAAGGGCACCAGGTGTTGCTCTTCGGTCCTCCCGATATGCCCGAAACGTATGCCGGGCATCGCCTGGTGCGCACCGGCGGACCCCGGTTCTGGCTCTATCCCGAACTTCGGATCAATTTGCCAAGCGGCAAAATTGTGCGCGAGCTGCGCGCATTTCAGCCTCATCTCGTCCATGTTGTCAATCCCGCCTTCCTTGGTCCTACCGGCATCACACTCGCAAAGATGTTCAATCTGCCGCTGGTCGCGTCGGCGCATATGGACATCACGAGTTATACGACGCACTATGTCGGCGCCTGGGGAGTTCCCATCGCCTGGTGGCTCTTTCGAACCGGTCACAATTTTGCCGATCTGAACCTGGTGCCGTCAAGCGCCATGCTCCAGCAGGTGCGCGAACGCGGGTATCGGCGGGTGCGCTGGTGGCATCGCGGCGTCGATACGGAACGGTTTCGTCCCGATCTGCGCAGCGATGCGATGCGTGCGCGACTGAGCGGTGGTCGTCCCGATGACTTCCTGGCAGTCTATGTCGGGCGGATCACGCGTGAGAAGAATGTTCACCTGCTGCGCGACGCCATCTGCGGAATAGAGGGGGTCCGCCTGGCGCTGGTCGGCGGCGGACCTGAACTGGAACAGATGCAGTCGCACTTCGCCGGCACAGGAACCGTGTTTACCGGCTATCTGCGCGGCGACGATGTGGCGGCTGCGTATGCCTCGGCGGATGTGCTGGTGTTTCCATCAACCAGCGAAACATTTGGCATGGCGCCGCTCGAGGCAATGGCGTGTGGTCTCCCGGTCGTTGGCTCAATGACTGGTGGCCTGGTCGATACCTTGCGCGATGGAGTCAACGCGCTGGTTTACGATCCGAATGATCCGATGCAAATGCGTGAGCGGGTGCAGTCGTTGCGCGACTCGCCCGACCTGCACGCGCGGCTGCGTCAGGGGGCGCTCGCTCATGCGCGCAGTCGCCGCTGGCAGGCGACCATGGATCAACTGGTTGGGTATTACGAACTGGGAATCCGCTACCATCGCCAGGCGCAACTGCGGCGACGGTTGCGGTTGATTCGTGCGCCGGTATGA
- a CDS encoding STAS domain-containing protein, with translation MGWTQRRINTFLFVLILIGSLAALADVLMRDALLMTRVGYAVAAASTGILLIAYRRGWEYARHLMALGIALVIAAFINEPYISQQMDLLHAVPMVIALVLTGPRWLLINAALLLVILLVRGEWSGVYTKPVNLAAYAVLAGGMALSRLAVDNAQRLEAARRIAEEERERAANALTLAQQRANELERRNAEQEQLLRLISDLETPAITIADGVLLAPVVGRLDARRAQALNKRLLETAARQRARLVILDIAGVSHVDESVANSLIQTAQALQLIGCRVAVSGISPAVAALLASLSITLPDLITCRSPQDALTLHL, from the coding sequence ATGGGCTGGACGCAGCGCAGGATCAATACGTTTCTGTTCGTGCTCATCCTGATCGGTTCACTGGCGGCTCTGGCTGATGTGCTGATGCGCGATGCTCTCCTGATGACGCGCGTGGGATATGCCGTCGCCGCCGCATCTACCGGGATATTGCTGATCGCCTACAGGCGCGGCTGGGAGTATGCTCGCCATCTGATGGCGCTTGGAATCGCGCTGGTGATTGCTGCGTTTATCAACGAACCATACATTTCACAGCAGATGGACCTCTTGCACGCGGTTCCCATGGTGATAGCGCTGGTGCTCACCGGTCCGCGCTGGTTGCTGATCAATGCGGCGCTGCTGCTGGTCATCCTGCTCGTTCGCGGCGAGTGGAGCGGCGTGTACACCAAACCGGTCAACCTGGCAGCCTATGCGGTGCTTGCCGGCGGCATGGCGCTCAGCCGGCTGGCGGTGGACAACGCACAGCGTCTGGAAGCGGCGCGTCGGATTGCCGAGGAAGAACGAGAGCGCGCGGCGAATGCGCTGACGCTCGCGCAGCAACGTGCCAATGAACTGGAACGACGCAATGCCGAACAGGAGCAGTTGCTCCGGTTAATCTCGGATCTGGAAACACCGGCGATCACGATTGCCGATGGCGTGCTGTTGGCGCCGGTGGTGGGTCGTCTCGATGCGCGTCGCGCGCAGGCGCTGAACAAACGGTTGCTGGAGACCGCCGCGCGCCAGCGCGCGCGACTGGTTATCCTCGATATTGCCGGCGTCTCGCATGTTGATGAGTCGGTCGCCAATAGTCTGATTCAGACGGCGCAGGCGCTGCAACTGATCGGCTGTCGAGTAGCGGTCAGCGGCATTTCCCCTGCGGTTGCCGCGCTTCTGGCGTCTTTAAGTATAACGCTTCCCGACCTCATCACCTGCCGTTCGCCACAAGATGCACTGACATTGCACCTGTGA
- a CDS encoding transglycosylase SLT domain-containing protein: protein MHRLCCTLALAVSLVACAPEAPIPALETSIPTPLASEVATPDGTRSSETSAPDATVFPAASPNDLLARGLERRAAGDYDAAAQAFFAAMNAAPGTPVGREARFYLAESFALRERWTSAFEAFTAFVADGVQDTLTTRAWFWIARSHEEAGSHAAAVAAYAQYRAFDPPAAPYARMRQAAQEGALGRLEDAAAGYETVARSAIARGQRAAAYEAAIRARRSLGQNDAALQLAAELLALAQRPEYRARLLIELADLPRSQGDVATARTWLVEGLERAPGLPAALAAVDRLRADPEIALPPELVARVYEAHGRWSDALAALDAALAGADATQRADLLRRRALALRELGNFTAALEGFDAAIAAAGESDAGVQARLDRIQTVGQSGATESAIQGYRDFAAAWPDDPRAPEALRRAALLLDRLGNADAAAQQRIDLGRRYPALPLAQEAWFAGGLHLFVSGQTVQARQVWEELASATSGSVALRARYWAARAALATGDTDAGRAALEQIIIAAPDSYPAARARALLNRQETGALPLDAPISADDWRAVEEWLATWAGAPPPDVPDPAGDPAVQRALELDALNLRVEAMAEWSVALAARDDDPYALYLLGRYAHDHGAASVALRAANRLVRLAPGGDSASAPLALRRLLYPVPFTPVVLARAREFSVDPAFMFALLRQESAFDPAATSWAGARGLAQVMPATGQGIAQALGVSGFREVDLYRPDLSVRFGAFYISRQITAMNGSLEGALAAYNGGPGNARRWSGGAPIIDPDLFAERIDFFETRNYVKSVIAQYDVYRRLYRWSGE from the coding sequence ATGCATCGCCTATGCTGCACGCTGGCGCTGGCAGTGTCGCTGGTTGCCTGTGCGCCGGAAGCCCCCATACCTGCGCTGGAAACGTCGATCCCGACGCCGCTCGCGTCAGAGGTGGCGACACCCGATGGTACACGTTCCTCTGAGACGTCGGCGCCTGATGCCACGGTGTTCCCCGCCGCTTCTCCCAATGACCTGCTTGCGCGCGGATTGGAGCGGCGCGCTGCCGGTGATTACGACGCGGCTGCCCAGGCATTCTTCGCTGCCATGAACGCTGCGCCGGGGACGCCGGTCGGGAGGGAGGCGCGCTTTTACCTGGCGGAAAGTTTTGCCCTCCGTGAACGTTGGACATCGGCGTTCGAGGCATTCACTGCCTTCGTTGCCGATGGCGTGCAGGATACGTTGACGACGCGGGCATGGTTCTGGATCGCGCGCAGTCACGAGGAGGCTGGTTCGCACGCAGCGGCGGTTGCAGCGTATGCGCAGTACCGCGCCTTCGATCCCCCCGCAGCGCCATATGCGCGAATGCGTCAGGCAGCGCAGGAAGGGGCGCTCGGTCGTCTTGAGGATGCCGCAGCGGGGTACGAGACGGTTGCGCGGAGCGCGATTGCACGCGGGCAGCGCGCTGCGGCGTATGAGGCAGCGATCCGCGCGCGCCGCTCCCTGGGGCAGAACGATGCGGCGTTGCAACTGGCCGCCGAACTGTTGGCGCTGGCACAGCGGCCGGAGTACCGCGCGCGCCTGTTGATCGAACTTGCCGATCTGCCCCGCTCCCAGGGAGATGTGGCAACGGCGCGCACGTGGTTGGTCGAGGGTCTCGAACGTGCGCCGGGGTTGCCGGCGGCGCTGGCGGCAGTGGATCGACTCCGCGCCGATCCTGAGATTGCCCTTCCGCCTGAGTTGGTCGCGCGCGTCTACGAAGCGCACGGACGCTGGTCCGACGCGCTGGCTGCGCTCGATGCGGCGCTTGCCGGCGCCGATGCGACACAGCGCGCCGATCTGCTGCGACGACGGGCGCTGGCGCTGCGGGAACTGGGAAACTTTACGGCGGCGCTGGAAGGGTTCGACGCTGCAATTGCCGCCGCTGGCGAAAGCGACGCCGGTGTGCAGGCGCGCCTCGACCGGATTCAGACCGTCGGGCAGAGTGGCGCCACTGAGTCTGCTATTCAGGGGTATCGTGATTTTGCGGCAGCGTGGCCGGACGACCCGCGCGCGCCGGAGGCGCTGCGTCGCGCAGCGCTGTTGCTCGACCGGCTTGGCAATGCGGATGCTGCGGCACAGCAGCGTATCGACCTGGGACGACGCTACCCGGCGTTGCCGCTGGCGCAAGAAGCCTGGTTCGCCGGAGGGTTGCATCTGTTCGTGTCGGGACAAACGGTGCAAGCGCGGCAGGTATGGGAAGAACTGGCATCTGCCACGTCGGGGAGTGTGGCGCTGCGCGCGCGCTACTGGGCAGCGCGCGCGGCGCTTGCCACCGGCGACACGGATGCGGGTCGCGCGGCGCTGGAACAGATCATTATCGCAGCGCCAGATTCCTATCCCGCCGCGCGCGCGCGCGCCCTCCTCAACCGCCAGGAAACTGGCGCGCTACCGCTCGATGCGCCGATCAGCGCCGACGACTGGCGCGCCGTCGAGGAGTGGCTTGCCACATGGGCTGGCGCGCCGCCGCCGGACGTGCCGGACCCGGCGGGCGATCCTGCTGTGCAGCGCGCGCTCGAACTCGACGCGCTTAACCTGCGGGTCGAAGCAATGGCGGAATGGTCGGTTGCCCTTGCCGCGCGCGACGACGACCCCTACGCGCTCTATCTGCTGGGGCGCTATGCCCACGACCACGGCGCTGCCAGCGTGGCGCTGCGCGCGGCTAATCGCCTGGTGCGCCTGGCGCCCGGCGGTGATTCGGCGAGTGCGCCTCTGGCGCTCCGGCGGCTCCTCTACCCCGTGCCGTTCACGCCGGTCGTGCTGGCGCGCGCGCGTGAGTTCAGCGTCGATCCGGCGTTCATGTTCGCGCTGTTGCGCCAGGAGAGCGCCTTCGACCCGGCGGCAACCTCATGGGCTGGAGCGCGCGGGCTGGCGCAGGTGATGCCTGCTACCGGTCAGGGGATCGCGCAGGCATTGGGGGTATCCGGCTTCCGCGAAGTAGACCTCTACCGGCCCGATCTCAGCGTGCGGTTTGGCGCGTTCTATATCAGCCGCCAGATCACAGCGATGAACGGGAGCCTGGAGGGGGCGCTCGCGGCATACAACGGCGGACCCGGCAACGCGCGGCGCTGGTCGGGGGGCGCGCCGATCATCGACCCGGACCTCTTCGCCGAGCGGATCGACTTTTTCGAGACCAGAAATTATGTCAAATCTGTGATTGCCCAGTACGACGTGTACCGGCGGCTCTACCGCTGGAGCGGGGAATGA
- a CDS encoding DUF507 family protein: MKLSPAKVEQLAAALVDYLAEVDGIMFRGDDSQLRLAVQQIMTDELMVEELLDAEIHKMLQAYKYEITMGRLSYDDLFKKTKQRLVRERRLVL; the protein is encoded by the coding sequence GTGAAACTATCACCCGCCAAAGTCGAGCAACTTGCGGCGGCGCTCGTCGATTACCTGGCAGAAGTGGACGGCATCATGTTTCGTGGCGACGACAGTCAGTTGCGCCTGGCGGTGCAGCAGATCATGACCGACGAACTGATGGTCGAAGAACTGCTCGACGCCGAGATCCACAAGATGTTGCAGGCATACAAGTACGAGATTACGATGGGCCGCCTGAGTTACGACGATCTGTTCAAGAAGACCAAGCAGCGCCTGGTGCGTGAGCGCCGCCTGGTGCTGTGA
- a CDS encoding sugar phosphate isomerase/epimerase family protein: protein MNQTVPPVAIGFNARLFPINWRPVSHEIAFARGLGCDCIQIHGREQGIDAAYLGMSLAAVGDMLISNDMSAVMEIVVRVGANGRTASGVTPLDVLRNNLDAIRRLAIRHVHWHFAPATRLTDAELCALEAMLIDTLIVGADMARANGFTLALEHNEPDVPLFARIEAITQALEAAPELGFVWDLNHTPTNELNDWLDLAPRMTLLHVSDTPLPAVNHHLPLGQGSIDFEARFCELRERGYRGAAILEIGGVPKSGGFGRDTDEALCDSVARLRRAVWGRYSAMI from the coding sequence ATGAACCAGACCGTCCCCCCCGTCGCTATCGGCTTCAATGCGCGCCTGTTCCCGATCAACTGGCGCCCGGTGTCGCATGAGATCGCGTTTGCACGCGGGCTTGGGTGTGACTGCATCCAGATCCACGGGCGGGAGCAGGGTATCGATGCGGCATATCTCGGCATGTCGCTTGCAGCCGTCGGCGACATGCTTATCAGCAACGATATGTCCGCCGTGATGGAAATTGTCGTGCGGGTCGGGGCGAACGGGCGCACCGCTTCCGGTGTAACGCCGCTCGACGTGCTGCGCAATAACCTGGATGCTATTCGGCGGTTGGCGATTCGTCATGTGCACTGGCACTTTGCACCGGCAACGCGCCTGACCGACGCCGAACTGTGCGCGCTGGAGGCGATGTTGATCGACACCCTGATCGTGGGAGCCGACATGGCGCGCGCCAACGGCTTTACCCTTGCGTTGGAACACAACGAACCGGATGTGCCGCTCTTTGCGCGGATCGAGGCGATCACACAGGCGCTCGAAGCGGCGCCCGAACTCGGTTTCGTATGGGACCTGAACCATACCCCAACCAATGAACTTAACGACTGGCTCGATCTCGCGCCACGCATGACGTTGCTCCACGTCTCTGATACACCGCTGCCGGCGGTCAACCATCATCTGCCGCTCGGTCAGGGCAGCATCGACTTCGAAGCGCGCTTTTGCGAACTAAGGGAACGAGGATATCGTGGGGCAGCCATTCTCGAAATCGGTGGCGTTCCTAAATCAGGCGGCTTCGGGCGCGACACCGACGAAGCACTGTGCGACTCGGTCGCGCGGTTGCGGCGTGCAGTGTGGGGGCGATACTCTGCTATGATATAG